One part of the Streptomyces ferrugineus genome encodes these proteins:
- a CDS encoding transposase family protein: MGGVLRAEPVWVETFTGLRAEQFGRLLRAVRERGGEGCGWGRPWRLPLAERVLLVAVYYRTNLTMRQLAPLFGISPATVCRVIQRLGPLLALEPVRAPQEAVERLWIVDGTLIPVRDRGVGASSRNYRFSANVQVIVDADTRLVVAAARPLPGTTADAHAWRRSGLAEHCEGVTVLGDGAYLNTGLIVPHRKRPGRPLLKGEEEDNAEHRKVRARVEHVIGRMKNYKILRDCRQRGDGLHHAVQAVARMHNLALTA, from the coding sequence ATGGGTGGGGTGTTGAGGGCTGAGCCGGTCTGGGTGGAGACGTTCACCGGTCTGCGGGCTGAGCAGTTCGGGCGGCTGCTAAGGGCGGTTCGGGAACGTGGTGGTGAGGGGTGCGGGTGGGGTCGTCCGTGGCGGCTTCCGCTGGCCGAGCGGGTGCTGCTGGTGGCTGTCTACTACCGCACGAACCTCACGATGCGGCAGCTCGCCCCGCTGTTCGGCATCTCCCCGGCGACCGTGTGCCGGGTGATCCAGCGGCTGGGGCCGCTGCTCGCGCTCGAGCCGGTACGTGCCCCGCAGGAGGCAGTCGAGCGGTTGTGGATCGTGGACGGCACCCTCATCCCGGTCCGTGACCGAGGTGTGGGTGCCTCCTCGCGTAACTACCGTTTCTCAGCAAACGTGCAGGTCATCGTGGACGCAGACACCCGGCTCGTGGTGGCCGCGGCCCGTCCGCTGCCGGGCACCACCGCGGACGCGCACGCCTGGCGGCGCTCCGGACTGGCCGAGCACTGCGAAGGCGTGACGGTGCTCGGCGACGGCGCTTATCTCAACACCGGCCTGATCGTCCCGCACCGCAAACGCCCCGGACGGCCGCTACTCAAGGGCGAAGAGGAGGACAACGCGGAGCACCGCAAGGTCCGCGCCCGTGTGGAGCATGTGATCGGACGGATGAAGAATTACAAGATCCTGCGTGACTGCCGGCAGCGCGGCGACGGCCTCCATCACGCCGTTCAGGCCGTCGCCCGCATGCACAACCTCGCCCTCACCGCGTGA
- a CDS encoding IS5 family transposase (programmed frameshift), translated as MVDHGGVVCRHELSDQEWELLAPLIPRAATGRPRVEDRQVVNGMVYKIRTGISWRDLPERYGPWQTVYTRFRRYALDGVFTRALQQIQARADAAGDIDWLVQIDSTIVRAHQHAAATGRKGGSTGDEPDDHALGRSRGGLTTRIHLACDGQGRPLAVLVTPGQRHDSICARPLLERIRVPRHGLGRPRCRPDHVIADKAYSSRAFRVYLRKRGIAHTIPEKNDQRGHRHNRGHRGGRPPGFDREIYRQRNIIERCFNRLKGFRGIATRYEKTATSYEAAVTLASFLLWARSV; from the exons ATGGTGGATCATGGTGGGGTGGTATGTCGTCATGAACTCAGCGATCAGGAGTGGGAGTTACTCGCTCCGCTGATACCGCGGGCTGCCACAGGGCGGCCGCGTGTGGAAGACCGGCAGGTCGTCAACGGGATGGTCTACAAGATCCGGACGGGGATCTCCTGGCGTGACCTGCCGGAACGCTATGGGCCGTGGCAGACGGTGTACACCCGCTTCCGCCGCTACGCTCTGGACGGTGTGTTCACCCGGGCCCTGCAGCAGATCCAGGCCCGGGCTGACGCGGCCGGTGACATCGACTGGCTGGTGCAGATCGACTCGACCATCGTCCGCGCCCACCAGCACGCTGCCGCTACCGGCCGAAAAGGGGGCAGCACCGGC GACGAACCGGACGATCACGCCCTCGGCCGATCCCGAGGAGGCCTGACCACCAGAATCCACCTGGCCTGCGACGGCCAAGGCCGCCCTCTCGCCGTGCTGGTGACCCCGGGCCAGCGGCACGACAGCATCTGCGCACGCCCTCTTCTCGAACGGATCCGTGTCCCTCGCCACGGCCTGGGCCGACCGCGCTGTCGGCCCGACCATGTCATCGCGGACAAGGCCTACAGCTCCCGCGCCTTCCGCGTCTACCTGCGCAAGCGCGGCATCGCGCACACCATCCCGGAGAAGAACGACCAGCGAGGGCACCGGCACAATCGCGGTCACCGCGGCGGCAGGCCACCTGGGTTCGACCGGGAGATCTACCGCCAGCGCAACATCATCGAGCGCTGCTTCAACCGGCTCAAAGGCTTCCGCGGCATCGCCACCAGATACGAGAAGACCGCCACCTCCTACGAAGCGGCGGTCACACTTGCGTCGTTCCTGCTCTGGGCAAGATCCGTTTGA